A window of the Aeromicrobium phoceense genome harbors these coding sequences:
- the tyrS gene encoding tyrosine--tRNA ligase: MTDHVIDDLQARGLIAHSTDLDALRAEIDEGPITYYVGFDPTAPSLHVGNLLQLLTARRLQLAGHRPLILVGGSTGLIGDPKESGERVMNSKETVAEWVERIRDQVSRFVEFGGDDGATVVNNLDWTQPMSVVDFLRDIGKHFPVNRMLARDVVASRLEAGISYAEFSYVLLQSMDYLELFRRHGAVLQTGGSDQWGNLTGGVELIRRAEGAKVHALATPLITKADGTKFGKTESGTIWLDPELMSPYAFYQSWIQAEDSKVGEYLKQFTFLPVEEVEALMAEHDERPGARAAQRRLAAELTTLVHGEAETKAAELASGALFGRGELGDLPESTLGAALREAGAVEVPRGTTLVDALISSGLADSKSAARRAIGDGGAYVNNERADDPDLVLEDGHQLPGGWVVLRKGKRSVSGVRVV, encoded by the coding sequence ATGACCGACCACGTGATCGACGACCTCCAGGCGCGCGGCCTGATCGCGCACTCCACCGACCTCGACGCCCTCCGCGCCGAGATCGACGAGGGGCCGATCACGTACTACGTCGGCTTCGATCCGACCGCCCCGAGCCTGCACGTCGGCAACCTGCTCCAGCTGCTCACCGCGCGACGACTCCAGCTGGCCGGACACCGCCCGCTGATCCTCGTGGGCGGCTCTACCGGCCTGATCGGCGACCCGAAGGAGTCGGGGGAGCGGGTCATGAACTCCAAGGAGACCGTGGCCGAGTGGGTGGAGCGCATCCGCGACCAGGTCTCCCGCTTCGTCGAGTTCGGCGGTGACGACGGCGCCACCGTGGTCAACAACCTCGACTGGACCCAGCCCATGTCGGTGGTCGACTTCCTGCGCGACATCGGCAAGCACTTCCCGGTCAACCGGATGCTGGCCCGCGACGTGGTCGCCAGCCGGCTCGAGGCGGGAATCAGCTACGCCGAGTTCAGCTACGTCCTCCTGCAGTCGATGGACTACCTCGAGCTCTTCCGTCGGCACGGGGCGGTGCTCCAGACCGGTGGCAGCGACCAGTGGGGCAACCTCACCGGCGGGGTCGAGCTGATCCGGCGCGCCGAGGGTGCGAAGGTCCACGCCCTCGCGACGCCGCTCATCACGAAGGCCGACGGCACCAAGTTCGGCAAGACCGAGAGCGGCACGATCTGGCTCGATCCCGAGCTGATGAGCCCGTACGCCTTCTACCAGTCCTGGATCCAGGCCGAGGACTCCAAGGTGGGGGAGTACCTCAAGCAGTTCACGTTCCTGCCGGTCGAGGAGGTGGAGGCGCTGATGGCCGAGCACGACGAGCGGCCCGGTGCCCGCGCGGCCCAGCGCCGGCTCGCCGCCGAGCTGACCACCCTCGTGCACGGTGAGGCGGAGACGAAGGCGGCCGAGCTCGCCTCGGGTGCGCTGTTCGGGCGTGGGGAGCTCGGCGACCTTCCCGAGTCCACGCTGGGGGCTGCACTGCGGGAGGCGGGCGCCGTGGAGGTTCCCCGTGGCACGACCCTCGTCGATGCGTTGATCTCCTCCGGCCTGGCCGACTCGAAGTCCGCGGCACGGCGTGCGATCGGCGATGGCGGCGCGTACGTCAACAACGAGCGTGCGGACGACCCGGACCTCGTGCTCGAGGACGGCCACCAGCTGCCTGGTGGGTGGGTCGTCCTGCGCAAGGGCAAGCGATCGGTGTCCGGCGTCCGCGTCGTCTGA
- a CDS encoding universal stress protein: MTIAVAYRPDDYGRAAVRWAAAEAEANKEKLVLITVSEIDPEFDPPEEIDLSEFTERFDLDGLDYEIRRAASLSVSDVVIDEAVDAGAERLVIGIRKRTPVGKMLMGRVTQMILLDAPMPVIAVKP, encoded by the coding sequence ATGACCATCGCCGTCGCTTACCGACCCGACGACTATGGGCGCGCCGCGGTGCGCTGGGCAGCGGCCGAGGCCGAGGCGAACAAGGAGAAGCTCGTCCTGATCACGGTCAGCGAGATCGACCCGGAGTTCGACCCGCCCGAGGAGATCGACCTCTCGGAGTTCACCGAGCGCTTCGACCTCGACGGGCTCGACTACGAGATCAGACGGGCAGCGTCGCTGTCGGTCTCCGACGTCGTCATCGACGAGGCGGTCGACGCCGGCGCCGAGCGCCTCGTGATCGGCATCCGCAAGCGCACGCCCGTCGGCAAGATGCTCATGGGTCGCGTCACCCAGATGATCCTCCTCGACGCGCCGATGCCCGTCATCGCCGTCAAGCCCTGA
- a CDS encoding DsbA family oxidoreductase → MTGRPVGVVTDVNDNAARPVKVDIWSDIACPWCFVGKRRFERAVAEWDGDVEVEFHSFELAPDTPVDFEGSEVDFLAHHKGMDPAQVEQMLGQMKALAADEGLSYDFDALRHTKTLLAHQALHFAKSHGLQGELKERLLSAYFEQGRHVGRVDELVALGSEVGLDGTALREALESGTYATDVDADIAQARAYGINGVPFFVFDGRLGVSGAQAPETFREVLDRVATEASA, encoded by the coding sequence ATGACCGGACGGCCCGTGGGCGTTGTCACCGACGTGAACGACAACGCTGCCCGTCCCGTCAAGGTCGACATCTGGTCCGACATCGCCTGCCCCTGGTGCTTCGTCGGCAAGCGCCGCTTCGAGCGCGCCGTGGCCGAGTGGGACGGTGACGTCGAGGTCGAGTTCCACAGCTTCGAGCTGGCGCCCGACACCCCCGTGGACTTCGAGGGCAGCGAGGTCGACTTCCTGGCCCACCACAAGGGCATGGACCCGGCGCAGGTCGAGCAGATGCTGGGCCAGATGAAGGCGCTCGCCGCCGACGAGGGCCTGTCCTACGACTTCGACGCGCTGCGGCACACCAAGACCCTGCTGGCGCACCAGGCGCTCCACTTCGCGAAGTCCCACGGCCTCCAGGGTGAGCTCAAGGAGCGCCTGCTCTCGGCGTACTTCGAGCAGGGCCGCCACGTCGGTCGGGTCGACGAGCTGGTCGCCCTCGGCTCGGAGGTGGGCCTCGACGGGACCGCCCTCCGTGAGGCGCTCGAGTCCGGGACGTATGCGACGGACGTCGACGCGGACATCGCGCAGGCCCGCGCCTACGGCATCAACGGCGTCCCGTTCTTCGTGTTCGACGGACGCCTCGGCGTGTCCGGCGCCCAGGCTCCCGAGACCTTCCGCGAGGTGCTCGACCGCGTCGCGACGGAGGCGTCGGCATGA
- a CDS encoding acyltransferase: MSTTASTTTTARRYELDHLRVLATFGVILLHTGVIPVVLWRDSVPELVSAFNVGNAANSLGRFAVNCFFMTSGALLLDPVRRFVLRPQFLRVALPTLTWIMIYAVANALFRQQELRGVKGGLSDPAELGLGDLVRALVSGPAVYHLWFVYVLLGIYLTVPLLRALTDRPEPQRLRLLAWFLVLWFIADLLPRWGTWLFEDRFPAAYPAPLAALPTGYIGLFVLGFVLSHYRDRLRVPSLAWLAIAAVGLVWTFVGVWQAASHGDPDVYAAYDNLKPPVLMYSVGVFAFFATRSWGPGPAWPLVKRLSELSFRIYLVHVLVLHTLRYTTELGPLVEDRPVVGLPLIYVATVALSVLVAWALDFIKPLRRWI, from the coding sequence ATGAGCACCACGGCGAGCACGACCACCACCGCGCGCCGGTACGAGCTGGACCACCTGCGCGTCCTGGCGACGTTCGGCGTCATCCTCCTGCACACCGGGGTCATCCCGGTCGTCCTCTGGCGCGACTCCGTGCCCGAGCTGGTCTCGGCCTTCAACGTCGGCAACGCCGCCAACTCGCTCGGTCGCTTCGCCGTCAACTGCTTCTTCATGACCTCCGGAGCCCTGCTCCTGGACCCCGTGCGGCGCTTCGTGCTGCGCCCGCAGTTCCTGCGCGTGGCGCTGCCGACGCTGACCTGGATAATGATCTACGCCGTCGCGAACGCGCTGTTCCGCCAGCAGGAGCTGCGTGGGGTCAAGGGCGGCCTCAGCGACCCGGCCGAGCTCGGACTCGGCGACCTCGTCCGGGCGCTGGTGTCGGGCCCTGCGGTCTACCACCTGTGGTTCGTCTACGTCCTGCTCGGGATCTACCTGACGGTGCCGCTGCTGCGCGCGCTGACGGACCGTCCCGAACCCCAGCGACTCCGGCTGCTGGCATGGTTCCTCGTGCTGTGGTTCATCGCCGACCTCCTGCCGCGGTGGGGCACGTGGCTGTTCGAGGACCGGTTCCCGGCGGCCTACCCCGCGCCGCTCGCCGCCCTGCCGACCGGCTACATCGGGCTCTTCGTCCTCGGCTTCGTGCTGAGCCACTATCGCGACCGGCTGCGCGTGCCGTCGCTCGCCTGGCTCGCCATCGCCGCCGTGGGGCTCGTCTGGACCTTCGTGGGGGTCTGGCAGGCGGCCAGCCACGGGGACCCCGACGTCTACGCGGCGTACGACAACCTCAAGCCGCCCGTGCTGATGTACTCGGTGGGCGTCTTCGCGTTCTTCGCCACGCGCAGCTGGGGTCCCGGCCCGGCGTGGCCACTGGTGAAGCGGCTCTCCGAGCTCAGCTTCCGCATCTACCTCGTCCACGTGCTGGTCCTGCACACGCTGCGGTACACCACCGAGCTCGGCCCGCTCGTGGAGGACCGGCCGGTGGTGGGGCTGCCGCTGATCTACGTCGCCACGGTGGCGCTCTCGGTGCTGGTCGCCTGGGCGCTGGACTTCATCAAGCCGTTGCGCCGCTGGATCTGA
- a CDS encoding universal stress protein, producing MTIVVAYSPDRYGRAALAHGAAEATLRGEHLLVVNDTRGDALVDDRFAHEEEVARVRGRLETLGLTAEVRQEVVRDVAEGVVKAATETGASLIVVGVRHRSPVGKALLGSVAQRVILDATCPVLAVKPDEESDGI from the coding sequence ATGACGATCGTGGTGGCCTACAGCCCCGACAGGTACGGACGGGCGGCGCTGGCCCACGGAGCCGCCGAGGCGACGCTGCGCGGCGAGCACCTGCTCGTCGTCAACGACACGCGCGGCGACGCCCTCGTGGACGACCGGTTCGCCCACGAGGAGGAGGTCGCACGGGTCAGGGGCCGGCTGGAGACCCTCGGACTCACCGCGGAGGTCCGGCAGGAGGTGGTGCGCGACGTCGCCGAGGGCGTCGTCAAGGCGGCCACCGAGACCGGCGCGAGCCTCATCGTGGTCGGCGTCCGGCATCGCAGCCCGGTGGGCAAGGCGCTGCTGGGCAGCGTCGCGCAGCGCGTGATCCTCGACGCGACGTGCCCGGTCCTGGCGGTCAAGCCGGACGAGGAGTCCGACGGCATCTGA
- a CDS encoding tripartite tricarboxylate transporter permease: protein MELLLDGFANALTPENLMYAVIGVLLGTAVGVLPGIGPAMTVALLLPITYNVEPAGALIMFAGIYYGGMYGGSTTSILLNTPGESSSVVTALEGNKMAKGGRAAQALATAAIGSFVAGTIGSVLLVLLMPRIADIVVELGAPSYFAIMLFALFTVTAVLGSSKLRGFISLFLGLTLALVGSQTGQARMTFGRPELADGIDVVVVAVAIFAIGEALWVSAHLRRRPLEIIPVGQPWMSKADWGRSWKPWLRGTAYGFPFGALPAGGAEVPTFLSYVTERRFTKHPEEFGKGAIEGVAGPEAANNASAAGTLVPLLAIGLPTTATAAVMLLAIQSYGIQPGPQLMDTEPELVWALLASLFIANVLLLVLNLPLAPVWAKLLRIPRPYLYAGILFFAGLGAYSVNFQAFDLALLLVLGLLGFAMRRFGLPVLPLIIGVILGPRLEEQLTTALAISQGDVSTLWSEPVAVLVYVLMAAIGIVMAVMAWRRRGQEPDEIDRVLDRAAATDTHDI, encoded by the coding sequence ATGGAACTGCTCCTGGACGGCTTCGCCAACGCCCTCACGCCCGAGAACCTCATGTACGCCGTCATCGGCGTGCTGCTGGGCACGGCCGTGGGCGTGCTGCCGGGCATCGGCCCGGCCATGACGGTGGCCCTGCTGCTGCCGATCACCTACAACGTCGAGCCCGCCGGCGCGCTCATCATGTTCGCCGGGATCTACTACGGCGGGATGTACGGCGGCTCCACGACGTCGATCCTGCTGAACACCCCGGGTGAGTCCTCGTCGGTCGTCACGGCCCTCGAGGGCAACAAGATGGCCAAGGGCGGACGCGCGGCCCAGGCCCTGGCCACCGCGGCGATCGGCTCGTTCGTCGCCGGCACGATCGGCTCGGTCCTGCTCGTCCTGCTGATGCCGCGCATCGCCGACATCGTGGTCGAGCTCGGTGCGCCGTCGTACTTCGCGATCATGCTGTTCGCGCTCTTCACCGTCACGGCGGTCCTGGGCTCGTCGAAGCTGCGCGGGTTCATCTCGCTCTTCCTCGGCCTGACGCTCGCCCTGGTCGGCTCGCAGACCGGCCAGGCACGGATGACCTTCGGCCGCCCCGAGCTGGCCGACGGCATCGACGTCGTGGTGGTCGCGGTCGCGATCTTCGCGATCGGCGAGGCGCTCTGGGTCTCCGCGCACCTGCGCCGCCGCCCGCTGGAGATCATCCCTGTCGGGCAGCCCTGGATGAGCAAGGCCGACTGGGGCCGGTCGTGGAAGCCGTGGCTGCGCGGTACGGCCTACGGGTTCCCGTTCGGCGCCCTCCCCGCGGGCGGCGCCGAGGTCCCCACCTTCCTGTCCTACGTCACGGAGCGACGCTTCACGAAGCACCCCGAGGAGTTCGGCAAGGGCGCGATCGAGGGCGTGGCCGGACCCGAGGCGGCCAACAACGCCTCCGCCGCCGGCACCCTCGTGCCGCTGCTGGCGATCGGCCTGCCGACCACGGCGACGGCGGCGGTCATGCTGCTGGCGATCCAGAGCTACGGCATCCAGCCGGGTCCGCAGCTGATGGACACCGAGCCCGAGCTCGTCTGGGCCCTGCTGGCCAGCCTGTTCATCGCCAACGTGCTGCTGCTCGTCCTCAACCTGCCGCTGGCCCCGGTCTGGGCGAAGCTGCTGCGGATCCCGAGGCCGTACCTGTACGCGGGCATCCTGTTCTTCGCCGGGCTCGGCGCCTACAGCGTCAACTTCCAGGCCTTCGACCTGGCCCTCCTGCTGGTGCTGGGCCTGCTCGGCTTCGCGATGCGGCGCTTCGGGCTGCCGGTCCTGCCGCTCATCATCGGCGTGATCCTCGGACCGCGCCTCGAGGAGCAGCTGACCACCGCGCTGGCCATCTCGCAGGGCGATGTGAGCACCCTGTGGAGCGAGCCGGTCGCCGTCCTGGTCTACGTCCTGATGGCCGCGATCGGGATCGTGATGGCCGTCATGGCATGGCGCCGGCGCGGTCAGGAGCCCGACGAGATCGACCGCGTCCTCGACCGGGCCGCGGCCACCGACACGCACGACATCTGA
- a CDS encoding tripartite tricarboxylate transporter TctB family protein gives MNTTGTTPSRTVDTPQYGLAAFVAIVGIVVLVDGLGLDPGFADQPVQPYAFSYAIGSVLVVLGILLAVATWRGDVAQPEEGEDVDLSGGMDWPTLLQLVAVIVVVVALINWLGWAIMGAFLFAASARILGSRRLLLDIGVGVILSLVTWYGFYVGLGIPIPAGVLDGVL, from the coding sequence ATGAACACCACCGGCACCACGCCGTCACGCACGGTGGACACCCCGCAGTACGGACTGGCCGCCTTCGTGGCCATCGTCGGGATCGTCGTGCTGGTCGACGGCCTCGGCCTCGACCCCGGCTTCGCCGACCAGCCGGTCCAGCCCTACGCCTTCTCCTACGCGATCGGCTCCGTCCTGGTCGTCCTCGGCATCCTGCTGGCCGTCGCCACCTGGCGCGGTGACGTCGCCCAGCCCGAGGAGGGCGAGGACGTCGACCTGAGCGGAGGCATGGACTGGCCCACGCTGCTGCAGCTCGTCGCCGTGATCGTGGTCGTCGTGGCCCTGATCAACTGGCTCGGCTGGGCGATCATGGGCGCGTTCCTGTTCGCGGCGTCGGCCCGGATCCTCGGCAGCCGCCGGCTCCTGCTCGACATCGGCGTGGGCGTGATCTTGTCGCTCGTGACCTGGTACGGCTTCTACGTCGGCCTCGGGATCCCGATCCCGGCCGGCGTCCTGGACGGGGTGCTCTGA
- a CDS encoding Bug family tripartite tricarboxylate transporter substrate binding protein — MTTWARNDHRRRSLGIGIVAALVLAMLAGCGVTRAEDDDPANRRLRMMIPNSPGGGYDLTGRAGVRAMEENELTGRFEVTNVIGAGGTVAMQRLMNERGADDLMMTMGLGVVGSVFTNGSDATVDKATPIAQLVSEPEGILVPEDSPFENVQDFVDAWKKDPGSVTIGGGSSPGGPDHLFPMQLAQELGIDARDVNYITYDGGGPLTTALLGSKIEVGMSGLGEFEGQIDDGSLRVLAVSGEERLDTVDAPTLMEEGVDFSFINWRGVLAPPGISDATRDEYIELLTQMHDTPEWREALERNGWIDDFTTGDEFGTFLEEQNERVASTLEELGLA, encoded by the coding sequence ATGACCACGTGGGCAAGGAACGACCACCGCCGCCGCAGTCTCGGGATCGGGATCGTGGCGGCGTTGGTGCTGGCGATGCTGGCCGGGTGCGGCGTGACGCGGGCCGAGGACGACGATCCCGCGAATCGGCGACTGCGCATGATGATCCCGAACAGCCCCGGCGGCGGCTACGACCTGACCGGCCGGGCCGGGGTCCGGGCGATGGAGGAGAACGAGCTCACCGGACGCTTCGAGGTCACCAACGTCATCGGCGCCGGCGGCACGGTCGCGATGCAACGGCTCATGAACGAGCGCGGTGCCGACGACCTGATGATGACGATGGGCCTGGGCGTGGTCGGCTCGGTCTTCACGAACGGCTCCGACGCCACGGTCGACAAGGCCACGCCCATCGCGCAGCTGGTCTCCGAGCCCGAGGGCATCCTCGTCCCCGAGGACTCCCCGTTCGAGAACGTCCAGGACTTCGTGGACGCCTGGAAGAAGGACCCGGGCAGCGTGACGATCGGAGGCGGCTCGTCGCCCGGCGGCCCCGACCACCTGTTCCCGATGCAGCTCGCGCAGGAGCTCGGCATCGACGCGAGGGACGTCAACTACATCACCTACGACGGTGGCGGACCCCTGACGACGGCCCTGCTCGGCTCCAAGATCGAGGTCGGCATGTCCGGCCTGGGCGAGTTCGAGGGCCAGATCGACGACGGTTCGCTGCGCGTTCTCGCGGTCTCGGGCGAGGAGCGGCTCGACACCGTCGACGCGCCCACGCTCATGGAGGAGGGCGTCGACTTCAGCTTCATCAACTGGCGCGGCGTGCTGGCCCCGCCGGGCATCTCAGACGCCACGCGCGACGAGTACATCGAGCTGTTGACGCAGATGCACGACACGCCCGAGTGGCGCGAGGCGCTGGAGCGCAACGGCTGGATCGACGACTTCACCACCGGCGACGAGTTCGGCACCTTCCTGGAGGAGCAGAACGAGCGCGTCGCCTCGACCCTCGAGGAGCTGGGACTCGCATGA